Proteins from one Primulina huaijiensis isolate GDHJ02 chromosome 18, ASM1229523v2, whole genome shotgun sequence genomic window:
- the LOC140964405 gene encoding protein STRUBBELIG-RECEPTOR FAMILY 3-like isoform X1: MACFGGKIRSWVLLFSVVFSALQFALGVTDPRDIYAINSLYTSLGSPPLTGWISTGGDPCGQPNWQGVECVNANITSIKLSGANLGGGLGNDLGSFASIMVIDLSNNHIGGSIPSNLPVTLKIFSLSENQITGNVPGTLSTLGQLTDLSLNNNQLTGSIPDAFEQLTELINMDLSGNSLVGQLPSSMGNLSSLTTLHLQNNQLSGMLDVLQDLPLINLNIENNLFSGPIPPKLITIPNFRSAGNPFNTTIIPSPPSPSPLLSPLEAPSPWSAPSVNVKGPSASRLPESGGKTKHNTASNISWIPIVGLFVVVVLALGVCFFLFRCCRRKFSEKIAKNQEMEKHGVMTETQKPDQSSQKPLYQVEKAVPKNTFRGKDHSIDMTRLDSSLSTRTPPFPLVSAEKIPADPFFTALSSRENASKSLGSTNFFTVASLQQYTNSFSQENFIGKGTLGTVYRALLPDGKILAVKKLEQSASENLSDSEFLELVASISKLQHPNIVKLVGYCMEHGQRLLVYHYCHRGTLNEALHLDDEIKRKLSWNTRMTLALQAAQALEYLHEVCQPPVVHRNLKSTNVLLNDDLSVRVSDCGLAPLLSSDHMTQLQGYGYGAPELETGSYSQQSDVYSFGVVMLELLTGRKSYDRFRPRGSQYLARWALPHLYDIDALSRMVEPSLKGAYPSKSLSRLADIITLCIQPEPEFRPPMSEIVQKLSYLISSDR; this comes from the exons ATGGCTTGTTTCGGAGGGAAGATTCGTTCATGGGTTCTTCTCTTTTCGGTTGTTTTTTCTGCGTTGCAATTTGCATTGGGAGTCACCGACCCTCGTGATA TTTATGCAATAAATAGTTTATATACTTCTCTGGGATCCCCACCACTTACTGGATGGATTTCCACTGGAGGAGATCCATGCGGACAGCCAAACTGGCAAGGCGTGGAGTGCGTGAATGCGAATATAACTTCAAT AAAATTATCTGGTGCAAATTTAGGCGGAGGATTGGGCAATGATTTGGGATCGTTTGCCTCAATTATGGTGAT AGATTTAAGCAATAATCACATTGGAGGCAGTATACCATCGAACTTGCCGGTCACTCTTAAAATCTT TTCTCTTTCAGAGAATCAGATTACAGGAAATGTTCCAGGTACTTTATCAACGTTGGGGCAGTTGACAGATTT GTCTCTGAACAATAATCAATTAACTGGATCGATTCCTGATGCCTTTGAACAGCTCACGGAGTTGATTAACAT GGATTTGTCAGGGAATAGTTTAGTTGGCCAGCTGCCCTCTTCAATGGGGAATTTGTCATCTCTGACCACCTT GCATTTGCAGAACAATCAGCTCTCTGGAATGCTGGATGTTCTGCAGGATCTTCCTCTCATAAATTT AAACATAGAGAATAACCTGTTCTCTGGACCTATTCCACCAAAATTGATTACTATTCCAAATTTCAG AAGCGCAGGTAATCCCTTCAACACTACGATAATACCTTCTCCACCATCTCCATCTCCTTTATTATCCCCTTTGGAGGCACCATCTCCTTGGTCAGCTCCTTCAGTTAATGTAAAGGGGCCATCAGCATCTCGATTACCAGAATCTGGTGGGAAAACGAAGCACAACACTGCTAGTAACATCTCATGGATACCTATTGTTGGGTTGTTTGTAGTTGTAGTACTTGCTTTGGGCGTATGTTTCTTCTTGTTCAGATGCTGTAGAAGAAAATTTAGTGAGAAAATAGCCAAGAATCAAGAGATGGAGAAGCATGGTGTTATGACCGAGACTCAGAAACCTGATCAATCTTCACAAAAACCTTTGTACCAAGTAGAGAAAG CAGTGCCAAAGAACACCTTTCGAGGAAAGGATCACAGTATAGATATGACAAGATTGGATAGTTCTCTATCAACCCGCACCCCTCCATTTCCACTAGTGTCTGCCGAAAAAATTCCTGCTGATCCATTTTTTACTGCTTTAAGCTCAAGGGAAAACGCTTCTAAAAGTCTAGGCTCTACCAATTTCTTCACAGTTGCATCTCTTCAACAATATACGAACAGCTTTTCTCAAGAAAATTTTATCGGCAAAGGCACACTAGGCACAGTTTATAGAGCTCTACTTCCTGATGGAAAG ATACTGGCAGTCAAGAAACTGGAGCAGTCAGCTTCAGAGAATTTGAGTGACAGTGAATTCCTCGAGCTCGTGGCAAGTATCTCAAAACTTCAACACCCAAATATAGTTAAACTTGTCGGTTACTGCATGGAGCATGGACAACGCTTGCTTGTTTACCATTACTGCCATCGTGGGACACTTAATGAGGCATTGCACCTGGATGACGAGATCAAGAGAAAGCTTTCATGGAATACCCGTATGACTCTGGCGCTTCAAGCTGCACAGGCTCTGGA ATATTTGCATGAGGTGTGTCAGCCGCCTGTTGTGCACCGGAATTTAAAGTCTACTAACGTGCTACTAAATGATGATCTTTCTGTACGAGTTTCTGACTGTGGCTTGGCTCCTTTGTTATCATCTGATCACATGACTCAG ttgcaaggttaCGGTTACGGTGCTCCAGAACTCGAGACAGGAAGCTATTCTCAGCAGAGTGATGTTTACAGCTTTGGAGTTGTGATGTTAGAACTTCTTACGGGTCGAAAATCTTATGACAG GTTCCGTCCTCGAGGATCACAATATCTGGCTAGATGGGCATTGCCACACCTTTACGATATAGATGCATTGTCAAGAATGGTCGAGCCTTCTCTAAAGGGTGCTTATCCATCTAAATCTCTCTCTCGACTTGCTGATATAATCACGTTATGCATTCAG CCCGAGCCAGAATTCAGGCCGCCGATGTCTGAGATTGTCCAAAAGCTATCTTATTTGATATCGAGTGATCGCTGA
- the LOC140964405 gene encoding protein STRUBBELIG-RECEPTOR FAMILY 3-like isoform X2 yields the protein MACFGGKIRSWVLLFSVVFSALQFALGVTDPRDIYAINSLYTSLGSPPLTGWISTGGDPCGQPNWQGVECVNANITSIKLSGANLGGGLGNDLGSFASIMVIDLSNNHIGGSIPSNLPVTLKIFSLSENQITGNVPGTLSTLGQLTDLSLNNNQLTGSIPDAFEQLTELINMDLSGNSLVGQLPSSMGNLSSLTTLHLQNNQLSGMLDVLQDLPLINLNIENNLFSGPIPPKLITIPNFRSAGNPFNTTIIPSPPSPSPLLSPLEAPSPWSAPSVNVKGPSASRLPESGGKTKHNTASNISWIPIVGLFVVVVLALGVCFFLFRCCRRKFSEKIAKNQEMEKHGVMTETQKPDQSSQKPLYQVEKVPKNTFRGKDHSIDMTRLDSSLSTRTPPFPLVSAEKIPADPFFTALSSRENASKSLGSTNFFTVASLQQYTNSFSQENFIGKGTLGTVYRALLPDGKILAVKKLEQSASENLSDSEFLELVASISKLQHPNIVKLVGYCMEHGQRLLVYHYCHRGTLNEALHLDDEIKRKLSWNTRMTLALQAAQALEYLHEVCQPPVVHRNLKSTNVLLNDDLSVRVSDCGLAPLLSSDHMTQLQGYGYGAPELETGSYSQQSDVYSFGVVMLELLTGRKSYDRFRPRGSQYLARWALPHLYDIDALSRMVEPSLKGAYPSKSLSRLADIITLCIQPEPEFRPPMSEIVQKLSYLISSDR from the exons ATGGCTTGTTTCGGAGGGAAGATTCGTTCATGGGTTCTTCTCTTTTCGGTTGTTTTTTCTGCGTTGCAATTTGCATTGGGAGTCACCGACCCTCGTGATA TTTATGCAATAAATAGTTTATATACTTCTCTGGGATCCCCACCACTTACTGGATGGATTTCCACTGGAGGAGATCCATGCGGACAGCCAAACTGGCAAGGCGTGGAGTGCGTGAATGCGAATATAACTTCAAT AAAATTATCTGGTGCAAATTTAGGCGGAGGATTGGGCAATGATTTGGGATCGTTTGCCTCAATTATGGTGAT AGATTTAAGCAATAATCACATTGGAGGCAGTATACCATCGAACTTGCCGGTCACTCTTAAAATCTT TTCTCTTTCAGAGAATCAGATTACAGGAAATGTTCCAGGTACTTTATCAACGTTGGGGCAGTTGACAGATTT GTCTCTGAACAATAATCAATTAACTGGATCGATTCCTGATGCCTTTGAACAGCTCACGGAGTTGATTAACAT GGATTTGTCAGGGAATAGTTTAGTTGGCCAGCTGCCCTCTTCAATGGGGAATTTGTCATCTCTGACCACCTT GCATTTGCAGAACAATCAGCTCTCTGGAATGCTGGATGTTCTGCAGGATCTTCCTCTCATAAATTT AAACATAGAGAATAACCTGTTCTCTGGACCTATTCCACCAAAATTGATTACTATTCCAAATTTCAG AAGCGCAGGTAATCCCTTCAACACTACGATAATACCTTCTCCACCATCTCCATCTCCTTTATTATCCCCTTTGGAGGCACCATCTCCTTGGTCAGCTCCTTCAGTTAATGTAAAGGGGCCATCAGCATCTCGATTACCAGAATCTGGTGGGAAAACGAAGCACAACACTGCTAGTAACATCTCATGGATACCTATTGTTGGGTTGTTTGTAGTTGTAGTACTTGCTTTGGGCGTATGTTTCTTCTTGTTCAGATGCTGTAGAAGAAAATTTAGTGAGAAAATAGCCAAGAATCAAGAGATGGAGAAGCATGGTGTTATGACCGAGACTCAGAAACCTGATCAATCTTCACAAAAACCTTTGTACCAAGTAGAGAAAG TGCCAAAGAACACCTTTCGAGGAAAGGATCACAGTATAGATATGACAAGATTGGATAGTTCTCTATCAACCCGCACCCCTCCATTTCCACTAGTGTCTGCCGAAAAAATTCCTGCTGATCCATTTTTTACTGCTTTAAGCTCAAGGGAAAACGCTTCTAAAAGTCTAGGCTCTACCAATTTCTTCACAGTTGCATCTCTTCAACAATATACGAACAGCTTTTCTCAAGAAAATTTTATCGGCAAAGGCACACTAGGCACAGTTTATAGAGCTCTACTTCCTGATGGAAAG ATACTGGCAGTCAAGAAACTGGAGCAGTCAGCTTCAGAGAATTTGAGTGACAGTGAATTCCTCGAGCTCGTGGCAAGTATCTCAAAACTTCAACACCCAAATATAGTTAAACTTGTCGGTTACTGCATGGAGCATGGACAACGCTTGCTTGTTTACCATTACTGCCATCGTGGGACACTTAATGAGGCATTGCACCTGGATGACGAGATCAAGAGAAAGCTTTCATGGAATACCCGTATGACTCTGGCGCTTCAAGCTGCACAGGCTCTGGA ATATTTGCATGAGGTGTGTCAGCCGCCTGTTGTGCACCGGAATTTAAAGTCTACTAACGTGCTACTAAATGATGATCTTTCTGTACGAGTTTCTGACTGTGGCTTGGCTCCTTTGTTATCATCTGATCACATGACTCAG ttgcaaggttaCGGTTACGGTGCTCCAGAACTCGAGACAGGAAGCTATTCTCAGCAGAGTGATGTTTACAGCTTTGGAGTTGTGATGTTAGAACTTCTTACGGGTCGAAAATCTTATGACAG GTTCCGTCCTCGAGGATCACAATATCTGGCTAGATGGGCATTGCCACACCTTTACGATATAGATGCATTGTCAAGAATGGTCGAGCCTTCTCTAAAGGGTGCTTATCCATCTAAATCTCTCTCTCGACTTGCTGATATAATCACGTTATGCATTCAG CCCGAGCCAGAATTCAGGCCGCCGATGTCTGAGATTGTCCAAAAGCTATCTTATTTGATATCGAGTGATCGCTGA
- the LOC140964167 gene encoding uncharacterized protein, whose translation MGGKEDGWGGWTPAPSGAPPYLEKDDDWTHFDNSVNAVSFGFVATAILISMFLVMAIFEKFLRTTSPAVTAAGGRRLQSDVEAQNRAGGFNAKLGYPSPKMSLNAKEVSVLMPGDTVPKYIAHPAPIPCPPERIPWPSHKQLTNLPNHPNSA comes from the exons ATGGGTGGGAAAGAAGATGGGTGGGGAGGCTGGACACCGGCGCCGAGTGGTGCGCCACCGTACTTGGAGAAAGATGACGATTGGACTCATTTTGACAACTCTGTCAACGCTGTTTCGTTTGGGTTTGTGGCCACTGCCATTCTCATTTCCATGTTTCTTGTTATGGCTATCTTTGAGAAGTTTCTCAGAACTACGTCGCCGGCGGTCACGGCGGCCGGTGGACGCCGGTTACAGTCCGATGTTGAGGCTCAGAATCGTGCTGGTGGCTTCAATGCGAAGCTTGGTTACCCATCTCCTAAA ATGTCCCTCAATGCCAAAGAAGTTTCGGTACTAATGCCTGGTGACACTGTTCCCAAATACATAGCCCATCCGGCCCCCATCCCTTGTCCCCCTGAACGGATCCCATGGCCATCGCATAAACAACTAACCAACTTACCCAATCATCCCAACTCGGCCTAA